GGCAGCTCGGCACGCGCGAACGGCGCCGGGGGTTGAGGTGGTGTTGATGGCAGCCCGTACGGGGTACGGTAGCGCAGACCCGGCGGCCGATAATCAATCGGTCGCGGCCGGAACAGGATAGGGTGGCGCTCTTCAGCCTCCGGTTCCGCttcgctggcggccgccgccgccgccgcatgaGCCGCCCCCGGTATCTGCACCACCGACTGTCCGTGCACCGGACTGTCCGTGACGTAGCTGTTCTCGGACGTTGACTCGGTTGACGGCTCATAGGCGTGCCGGTTAGCGGCGGCTGATGGTGGCTCCGTGGGCGGCTGTGCTCTCGGAGGCTGCCTCACGTACACCCGCTCGGTGGTGGGAAGCCGCTCGCCCTGCGCCTGCAGTACGCTCTGGAGGTGGGCGGCTCGCTGACGAGCCGCCAGCACGGCGGCTGGGATGCGCGTCGTCGGGTGCGTGGTGTACAGCGAGCGTGCCCCCACGCCCCCGCCGCCGTACAGCTCACCACCGTCAGCGTAGGTgatctgttgctgttgctgtgcctGCGCCTCGTACTGCTCCCCAGACTCGCCGCCGGTGACGGCGGCTGGTGACGTTAGCTGCCGCCGGAAGAAGTTACCCCGGACCGTTTTCTTCGAAGGGTGCGTAGAGTGGCCGAACTTGGGTGGACTCTCGAGCCGCAGCTCGGGGCGGGCCAGCTGCTCCGCCGGCTTGGCCGCCTGGTACGGGAGCGGCGTCGGCCGAATGATCagcaagccgccgccgcccggtttcGTGTGGAGTAGTGTCGAAGCGGTGTGAGTGGAGGATGCCGTTGATTGCTCACTAACCTCGCccacaaccgccgccgccgtcgtcacaCGCGTGGTGGTCGTTGTGGTGGCGCCGCGTGCTGGAGATGTTTGCGGCATCTCCGTCGTGGATGGAGCCGCCACCATGGGACtcgtagccgccgccgccaccgtcgtcactGCCGccgtgctgttggtggtgctcgGCGTGGAATAGTTGGGACGCTTGCGGGGGATCGTCTGGATGACACTGGGGCGCAGGGTGCTGCCGTGCTGGAGGGTATACTGCTGCaggtgatgttgctgctgcgtgggCGGCTGATAGTTGGACGGGCGGCGTGTGGTCGGGACGagcagctggtgctgctggtgaaggtgCTGGGAGCGGTTCGCACGCACCGGAATGTGTACGATGTCCTCCTCCTGATCCGGCACCGGTGTtacggccgccggccgcagcGGCTGCTGGGCGGCCAGCGGGCGGCCAGCGTCGCCACCGTACGACACGCGCTTGATGTCACCGTTCGCGTCGATGTACCCGTACGTGCCCTTCACGTTGCCGAGCACGTCCCGGCTCTCGATCTTGAACGTACCGTCTTCCGCCTCGTACCCGACCGTGTACGAGCCGTCGTGGTTCACCTTCCGGATCTGTTTGATGATCTCCAGCCGCTGCGGGTCCTTCGTTTCCGCCTCGCTCAAATCGACGTACGGTGGTGCGGAGCTGAGTGCGTCATCGAGCCGCAGTGTCACCGGGAGCGTGGTGTGCGTCGCTTCCACCTGCGCGTCCGTCGTGCtgatggcggccaccgggcggccaccggagctcAGCAGCCCTAGGCCCAGCAGCCCCAGCCGTAGCCAAATCTGCCAGCCGCCGTGCACTTTCAGCCGCCGATCCGATACGGGGCACTGTAAGTGGAAGGTACGAACACATGCGATCGATTACCCAATTTGCTGCTCAACACcatggccccccccccccccctctctctctctctttctcgctctctgcctatggctgcggctgcggtggaTCCCAGGCTGTGGCGACACACGCGGCGCTGCGTCGGTACCATTAATATGGATTTAGTCCCACGTTACGATAGCCGTCAAGTCGGCCGCCACCActacgccgccaccgccaccggtgtaGTGATAACGCACCTTTTTGCTCGCCTCGCTCGCTTTCGGtccaccaccaaccgccgAAGCACCGCCCGAAGCTGTGGCGCAGAGGTAATTAATTAGTGCATAATCTGGGCCCGTGGTGCGAGCGCCCGAGCGCGTCGGTGCGACCTGGTTCAGCCTGGTGCAATAGCGCCCCCCCCCTTCTTGCCGGGCCATAAAGCGTCAGCAGAGGGTGTCAGCTGGCGAATtctctgcgctgcgctgcgcttcgtcaacaacaacaacggcgcaGACAGTTTGTCACCACAGACTCTACAAGGCAATCGTCAGTGGCAAGATGCCGCCGCCTGAGTTGACTCCATGGCTCCATGGCGAACCTTGACACAAGCAATACTAAGAAAATCGAGAGCAAGAATCAAAGGTCTGGAGAACCAATTCTGAAACTCCTACCATAAGTTGGAACAATGTTCTGACAAGGGAAAAGCCCCAAGAATGTGGACTCATAGAACTTAAGTCCGGTCCAGTCAAGAACATGGCTGTGATCTGTAAGGTGTGTACGTAGACCTTGTTGATGAACACTCAAATGAAGTTTTACGGTGCGAGAGTATGAGAGAGGCCTTTCCTTCTAGTATCCTTCCCACAGGTCCCTGATACGGTGGGCACGCAGTCGCAGAACTCACCTTCAGCGGGGAAGATCTGAGTCCCATTTTGTAatctttgccgccgccgcctccgccgtgtgtgtgtgtgtggcaaactGCCTCCCCCGAGTGTAGTTTCGCGATCTAGCTGTCCGTCCGTTCACCGTTCACACACAATTACGCTCATGGGACGGTACAGTATTCGGAGCATCCGACACCTCCTATATTATCAGTGTCTTTGGTGCCGCGCGAGCACACTCGCCGATCAACCGGAGCGCTGCTGTAGTTGTTGTTCTTGGTCCGGGCTCTGGCTTTGGAGATTTGGAACTCGTGTATCGAGTCGTTGATCGGTGCACTGGGCAGCTCTCGGAGTTCGTGTTGGTATGGAGAGCACTTTTATGGAGTTTTTCAGTTTCACTTGGTCACACACTGAACTCACACTGCAGTCTGACTGACGGGCCGATCTGATTTGGGGGATCGGGAATTGATTGCTGACTGCTGCTTCCCCAGGTTGGCCTCAgacaccggaccgggaacCCCGGGCCTCAGTGTGATCGTCCGGCCTAAAGGTTGGTCCAATCACCTTCACTGACACACTATCCTTCTGACAGCAAACTAGGTCTTTATAGCACCACCACAAGAACACCACCCGTCAATCGGCAGTTTGTCTGCCAGGGACCACAAGGACCAGGGCAAGGACCCAGTCGTACCAGTCGCGCCGGCACAAACACTCTGCACCAAAAAGGGTCGCCACTGTTGAGAGACTCTTCACGGAGCCTGTTCGGTCGCTCAAATGAGTCCAGTGCCGTAGGTGGTACTGTGCTATATAGCCGTTCCCTCACCGGGCGCCACCACCTCAGTCGCAGCAgtcgcagcatcagcatctaCTCCGCCACCACAAGGCCCCGCCCCGCCACGCCGTTCCGTGCATTTCTTTTGTGAAAAAGCAGCAGGGTGGTGAGCGACAACTGGCGGCACCCGAAAATGGCCGGTGAGGCGAGATGTGGGTAGGAAAAACACACAGCGCGCcgaaccgacccgacccacggAAAATCTGCAGCACCCCCCACCGACGACCTGCGGGTTACGACCGGGTAGGGGGAGTCTCTTAATTGCGAATTGttgctcagcagcagcagcgtcagcaGCCGACCGACTGCAGAGGGCCAAAACGACTCACGGTGgtcataaaaaaatgtgtgtgtgtgtggagttaatccgttgttgttgtcgtcggtTGTTGCGTCCGTTGGTTCGGGTGCTCGTGTagtattttgttttggccAGCatcccaccaccagcatccagATCAGCGGTCAAGCGGTTAAGAACCCATCGCTCGATCGACGCTCTCCGGCTCACCCAGGGAAACTAGAACACTTTCTGGCGAAAGTGATGACCCTTCAGAACCTGGTGTCTTCCTTCGATGATTATTCATCTTGGCATCTTATTAAGATGGCCAAACACAGCCTTGACTTTGTCGCACTCGCTAGTCATTTCCCTTTGAGTTAGTTTTTGAAAACCCCTCAGGTGTACCCGGAAAACCAAGCCTGGACCTGATCCTGAAAGCGAACTCTACTCAGTCATCATCGGGCATCCTGTAGTCAAGGTTAGACACTGGGGTGTGATCCTAAATGGTGTGCCGCCATCCAGGCATCGCCATCGCTACTCCATCACGTGACGTGACATGACTCCCACCGATAGCCTCGCCTCTGATGCGATGACACGCTCTATAACCCCGCTGGGGCGGCTGGGTGGGCCGCTTCCTGCGCTGATGCGTGCTAGGGTCCTACGTGCCGACTGGATGACGAACGCGGACATATCCATCGCGGCTAACCTTGAcgtgggcgcgcgcgttgggAAATGCGATAATACACTACACATACCTCGCTTAACGCTTCGTCTGTTTCGTCGTCGACGAAAGAAAGTCAACCGCGCATGGAGGGTATGCGGCGTGCAATCGACTTTCGGCCATCGactccggtcggccggcctTGAACCCGATAACCGTCGATCCGCCGAGTCCTTTGCTAAGGGACAGGGGCGTTACGTAAAACGCACGCCtactggtggctggtggcaaGCGCAACCCTACACGCTGCGACTTTGGTGATTCTCTGCGGTGTCGAGTACTAGCGAGATCTTCCTTGCTTCCAGTTCTTCCAGGAGTTCCGTTCCAGGACCATATTTAGTTGCCCAGAACCCAGAACTCCAGGAAGCCACAGTGAGGTAACCTCGGCCGCCAAGATTAACGTCTCCTTGATCTTTAGTCTCTCTAGGGCTTCGGTTTGCATTCTCGATGGCAGTGGAGTAGTCCCAGCCCAGCACCATAGCTCGAATACCTCATTCCaaacagagtgtgtgtgtgtaacggcATAATATTTATCCCAGTCCCAATAGCCAAGGTCCGCTGGGTCGCTAGACTAATTAACAGTTCCGACTAGAAAGCCCAATTATCCTTCCGGTCCTTCTCGGGGCCGGGGCTCATTGACTACAATCGGTCGACTACATTGTTCGTTGGTCGTCAAGGTCAGGTCGATAAATCTTGGACGCTTACCCCAAACAAGCGTAAGGGTCTCGGCGTGCCGTCTCGGCTCGGCGTGATGCGAAGGCAggaacaacaacggcagcatcCCAGAAGGTGATGGGAGTCTGGCGTGCGCCCCCGTATCTCTGGGCTGGATACCGCGATGTGGCAGATCTTGGACCTAAATTTATTCTTTCCGGCGACCTCCGAGCGCAACTGGAGCTGTCGTAAGGTTCCCATTAGCTTGCGGAGctcattttccaccgaaaaaaaaactcttaaaacaaaaacaaagcaagCAAGATTACTTCGCATACCTCTGCGctcagcacagcacagcaccgcaccgcaacaacCTTCggagacacaaaaaaacaacattgaCCCGTCCGGTGCTCGGGGTTTCGGTGAAAAACCCCAAAATCGAAATGGGTGTCGCGGCGCATCCCAGGCACGGCCCGCCCGATTCGACCTTGAGCCCggcgcgggtttttttttgcgtttttgcggccacctttttcccatttgGTAAGTTAAACAGTAGTTCGCTCTAAGCCTCCAAAAGACCAAGCCTCGGAAACGGCCCCCAAGAAGCGCGGCCAGAGTCGGGCGCCGCAGCGGAACGAATCTGGAGCCTACGACACGGTCGGTTTCGAAGCCTCCGGACAGCGTGACAGCAGTGAGAGCGCGTAAGCAAAGTAGGGCCTCCGCGGGCCTCCCCTGCCGATGGTCGCCTGTCGCAGTATCTGCCGGCGGATCAGGTGCTTACCGGGCTGCGATTTTCTCACGTCCCGAAACAATAGTGCTCGCCCAGTCCGGTTTCGGGGCCTCGAAAGAccccgctgctgccaccgctgtTGGGACACCCAACTGTCCCGCTACGATGACAACCGTCGGCCGTCAAAAAGTCGGCGGTgaggggggggtgggggctGCAAAAAATCTGAATATCGAGCGACCCGGGGGGCGGTTTAGGCGTGACGTGTGGGTGACGTACTTTATGACCGGTCCGCGCCGGGGAGTTGCACACGCGCTGtcacacgcgcgcaccgttcttagccgccgccgccgccgttgtcggGTCCTGTGACCCGTTAAAAACAATGCCTGCGAGTGCGCCGCTTTGTGTTGGGCGCTTTGGGAAAATGGCCGCCCAGCCGCGTTGCGCACAGGAGTGTCTCTAAATGCGCGACGTCAAGGTCTTATTTGTGTTCGAGCGCGGTCTCTTCGATGACCGACTGGtaaccacacgcacacacacgcccgcaCGAGGTGTGTCCTATTGCTCAATTGAAGATTAACTAAGCCCCCGCAACGGCATGAATTGCATACGCGCGCGTGCGTGCTGGGAAGTGTGTGGTGTAAGGTTCGGGGGTCAGACAGACACAGGCGAGAATAAAGCACATGGAACCGAATATTAGTGGCTGACGGGTGCCACACACCATATGAGGTGCCAAGTTCCATATATTAATCGATTGATAGCGCCCAAACACTACCGAGAAGTGagagtgagtgtgtgcgtcAACCCAGAGGGAGTCAGAGTCAATAGCCATCAAAAAATCCAATCCTcgacgtcggcgtcggcgtcggtcaCAGGTTGGACGGGTGCGCTCGCCCATAAAGGTGCACGTAATCCGGTGCCGCTTAGCTCTATCCGCACAATTCGGgctcgcaacgcaacgcaacgcaggGTGTGCAACAGCACCGTCGCCCTGGCAAACGTCACCgtcaataaattaaacatgACGCGCCGCTTGCGACCGCTAACGACACCTTGCCGCGAGCCTGAACGAATGAATAATTCAAcccttttgctttactttttttcAGGCCCAAAACCCAGGCCTTCGCCTGACAGTACATCCGTGACTAAGTGCGCCGCcggcgtttgtgtgtgtcttcaAGACACGGTAAGTAGGGCACGGCTTGGGCCGGATTCGTCAATTAAAAATCCAAAACCCGTTCGCTGTGTAAAGTTCCTTCGACcgttcttggtttttttttcagaagaagacgaagacgtTCCCAATGCGAATTAATGCCCCCGGCCCCGTCA
This window of the Anopheles cruzii chromosome X, idAnoCruzAS_RS32_06, whole genome shotgun sequence genome carries:
- the LOC128267032 gene encoding uncharacterized protein LOC128267032 encodes the protein MDMSAFVIQSAPSGGASAVGGGPKASEASKKVRYHYTGGGGGVVVAADLTAICPVSDRRLKVHGGWQIWLRLGLLGLGLLSSGGRPVAAISTTDAQVEATHTTLPVTLRLDDALSSAPPYVDLSEAETKDPQRLEIIKQIRKVNHDGSYTVGYEAEDGTFKIESRDVLGNVKGTYGYIDANGDIKRVSYGGDAGRPLAAQQPLRPAAVTPVPDQEEDIVHIPVRANRSQHLHQQHQLLVPTTRRPSNYQPPTQQQHHLQQYTLQHGSTLRPSVIQTIPRKRPNYSTPSTTNSTAAVTTVAAAATSPMVAAPSTTEMPQTSPARGATTTTTTRVTTAAAVVGEVSEQSTASSTHTASTLLHTKPGGGGLLIIRPTPLPYQAAKPAEQLARPELRLESPPKFGHSTHPSKKTVRGNFFRRQLTSPAAVTGGESGEQYEAQAQQQQQITYADGGELYGGGGVGARSLYTTHPTTRIPAAVLAARQRAAHLQSVLQAQGERLPTTERVYVRQPPRAQPPTEPPSAAANRHAYEPSTESTSENSYVTDSPVHGQSVVQIPGAAHAAAAAAASEAEPEAEERHPILFRPRPIDYRPPGLRYRTPYGLPSTPPQPPAPFARAELPYGRATGQEPPSDNDIGGGRENGQPPYLAAYRQQRRLLLPAAEPDGYSQQQQQQQQQQQQHHQQPPSQQQQQSSYPIPVPYGGGRLAPSPYYYDIPAERPLTARDFERILQVLIYRHQQLQQQQAAALRYGGYHPGGFGGRGYNPHNPYFLEPSVAPYGLPGGGYPQQQIPRPPLPFPYGGHLGQYDGYQNLLYSPSAGAGVRSDGSPDASGYGGRDGLGSAIRRLGQGYYPSQEPLGGRGGGGADYLPPEVRESLLYRMLMLAMQAPGSSGEVLPLAAAAAASLTGGGGGGYSLQGAPSMTTVRAQTPPPRGELGGSATTMSSLYSKKPVRSVQILGEE